From one Treponema denticola genomic stretch:
- a CDS encoding ATP-binding protein encodes MSTIRKMPIGIQSFEDLRSKGFLYIDKTEFIWKLVDSSKVHFLSRPRRFGKSLLLSTLKAYFLGQKELFKGLAIEKFEEAEKGKREIWQEYPVLYLDFNTGIYDTKEGLLNRLTSFLCEYEKIYGSTGLDLPDRFQSLIKAAYEKTGRQAVVLIDEYDKPLLQTMWKDEALNETYRTILKDFFGVIKSADQYLRFAFLTGVTKFSKVSIFSDLNNLRDLSLLSDYSAVCGISQEELEADFKPEIAALAENNSLTHEEALAKLKQRYDGYKFSEDGKNMYNPFSLLNVFADGRMRDYWFATGTPTFLVEYLKKAYYNIPDIDGNVKMNESGLEAYRADTINPLPILFQSGYLTIKDYNDFSRLYRLGFPNDEVRYGFLDNLLPAYTSIRTDKTGLSIWEFYEQIEAGDVDGFMQKMKGIISGIPYDTLTEKDLALREQNYQTAVYLVFALMNQFVHTEVHCATGRADCVVEFNDKVYIFEFKLTSNETAENAVKQIKEKNYADKYSGSGKKIIAIGSSFDEEKRTIKDWLIDCSN; translated from the coding sequence ATGAGTACGATTAGAAAAATGCCCATAGGCATTCAAAGTTTTGAAGATTTACGGTCAAAAGGATTCCTATATATTGATAAAACGGAATTTATATGGAAACTGGTTGACAGCAGTAAGGTCCACTTTTTAAGCCGTCCGCGCCGCTTCGGGAAAAGCCTTTTGCTTTCTACTCTAAAAGCCTACTTCCTAGGGCAAAAAGAACTCTTCAAAGGTTTAGCGATTGAGAAATTTGAAGAAGCCGAAAAAGGAAAACGTGAAATCTGGCAGGAATATCCGGTACTCTATTTGGATTTTAATACGGGTATTTATGATACGAAGGAAGGTCTTTTAAATAGGCTGACTTCTTTTTTGTGCGAATATGAAAAAATATATGGAAGTACAGGCCTTGACCTGCCCGACCGTTTTCAAAGTTTAATAAAGGCTGCCTATGAAAAAACCGGCAGGCAGGCTGTCGTCCTCATTGACGAATATGATAAACCCCTTCTTCAAACGATGTGGAAGGATGAAGCCTTAAACGAAACCTACCGCACAATTCTCAAAGATTTTTTCGGAGTTATTAAAAGTGCAGACCAATACCTCCGCTTTGCATTTTTAACCGGAGTTACAAAATTCAGTAAGGTGAGTATCTTCAGTGATTTAAACAACTTACGGGATTTAAGCCTATTGTCGGATTACTCTGCTGTCTGCGGTATTTCGCAAGAAGAGCTTGAAGCCGATTTTAAGCCTGAGATTGCAGCCCTTGCCGAAAATAATAGCTTGACTCATGAGGAAGCTCTTGCAAAATTAAAGCAAAGATATGACGGCTATAAATTTTCCGAAGACGGAAAAAATATGTATAATCCATTTAGCTTGTTAAATGTTTTTGCCGATGGAAGGATGCGTGACTATTGGTTCGCAACCGGCACGCCGACATTTTTGGTAGAATACTTAAAAAAAGCTTATTATAATATTCCCGACATTGACGGAAACGTAAAGATGAATGAGTCCGGTCTGGAAGCCTACCGAGCAGATACAATAAATCCCTTGCCCATTCTTTTTCAATCGGGGTATTTAACGATTAAAGATTATAACGATTTTTCGAGGCTTTACCGTTTGGGTTTTCCGAATGATGAGGTGCGTTACGGCTTTTTGGATAATTTGCTTCCGGCTTACACTTCAATAAGAACCGATAAAACGGGGCTTTCGATTTGGGAATTCTACGAGCAAATTGAAGCCGGAGATGTAGACGGCTTTATGCAAAAGATGAAGGGGATAATTTCTGGTATACCATACGATACCTTAACCGAAAAGGATTTGGCCTTGCGTGAACAAAATTATCAGACAGCGGTTTATCTTGTCTTTGCATTGATGAACCAGTTTGTGCATACGGAAGTTCATTGCGCAACAGGCAGGGCTGATTGTGTTGTTGAATTTAACGATAAGGTTTATATCTTTGAATTTAAGCTTACCTCAAATGAAACAGCGGAAAATGCCGTAAAACAAATCAAAGAGAAAAATTATGCAGACAAGTACTCAGGAAGCGGTAAAAAAATTATAGCAATCGGTTCAAGTTTTGATGAAGAAAAACGTACGATTAAAGACTGGCTTATAGACTGCTCCAATTAA
- the rnhA gene encoding ribonuclease HI, with translation MNIEIYTDGACSKNPGPGGWAYIMVNKDSKEEICRENGGEKSTTNNRMELMAVIRALKKIKEGPAFLIGKSGGTLDYKSISVHTDSQYVQQGISSWIFNWKKNNWKTASKQPVKNQDLWQELDALSALIKPEWIWVKGHAGNPLNEACDRLAVEACQKMM, from the coding sequence ATGAATATTGAAATATACACGGACGGAGCCTGCTCCAAAAACCCCGGCCCCGGAGGCTGGGCCTATATAATGGTAAATAAAGATTCAAAAGAGGAAATATGCAGAGAAAATGGGGGCGAAAAATCTACCACCAATAACCGCATGGAACTCATGGCAGTTATAAGGGCCTTAAAAAAGATAAAAGAGGGGCCTGCATTTTTAATCGGCAAGTCCGGCGGAACCTTGGACTATAAAAGCATTTCGGTACACACCGATTCTCAATATGTGCAACAGGGTATAAGCTCGTGGATCTTTAACTGGAAAAAAAATAATTGGAAGACAGCCTCCAAACAGCCAGTAAAAAACCAAGACCTTTGGCAGGAGCTGGATGCCCTTTCAGCCTTGATTAAGCCTGAATGGATTTGGGTAAAAGGTCACGCAGGCAATCCCTTAAACGAGGCCTGCGATCGCCTTGCGGTTGAAGCCTGCCAAAAAATGATGTAA
- a CDS encoding metal ABC transporter permease, with product MLQYGFMQNAFIVSFFIGILCPSIGLFLVLRRYSLIGDTLSHSSLAGVTLALASGINPILGAFIFTTAAGALIEALRNAFKEYQDLILSIVLSLSVGIAITLISSGTVRANAETYLFGSVLTVSSSDLITVIALSILSLVTLGLMYHKMVYIALDEDIAKIMGVKVRLINYLFSGLTAATIAVSLKIVGMLVLSSMIALPVATALQLKMSFKKTLIFSILISVADIMLGLVLSYHLNVAPGGFTALVSVIVLIITIGINSFLKQNKLSA from the coding sequence ATGCTTCAATATGGCTTTATGCAAAATGCCTTTATCGTTTCTTTTTTTATAGGAATACTTTGTCCTTCAATCGGCTTATTTTTAGTACTCAGAAGATACTCCCTCATAGGGGACACCCTTTCCCACAGTTCCCTTGCAGGCGTTACCCTTGCCCTCGCTTCAGGAATAAACCCCATACTCGGTGCCTTTATTTTTACGACAGCAGCAGGAGCCCTGATAGAAGCCCTGCGGAATGCTTTTAAAGAATACCAAGATTTAATCCTTTCGATAGTTTTGTCCCTGAGTGTCGGAATCGCCATTACCCTCATAAGCTCAGGAACCGTTAGGGCAAATGCCGAAACCTATTTATTCGGAAGCGTCTTAACCGTTTCTTCTTCGGATTTGATTACCGTGATTGCTTTAAGTATCTTGTCATTGGTTACTCTCGGTCTCATGTATCACAAGATGGTCTACATAGCCCTCGATGAAGACATTGCAAAAATAATGGGAGTTAAGGTCAGACTTATCAACTACTTATTTTCAGGTCTAACAGCAGCAACGATAGCAGTTTCATTAAAAATAGTGGGAATGTTGGTCTTAAGCTCGATGATAGCTCTACCGGTCGCAACAGCCCTTCAATTAAAAATGAGCTTTAAAAAGACATTGATTTTTTCTATTTTGATAAGCGTTGCAGACATAATGCTCGGCTTGGTTTTGTCATATCACCTAAATGTCGCCCCCGGCGGCTTTACAGCCCTCGTGTCGGTCATCGTCTTAATAATAACGATAGGGATAAATTCCTTTTTAAAACAGAATAAGCTGTCTGCATAA
- the thiI gene encoding tRNA uracil 4-sulfurtransferase ThiI, protein MEELFYLAKIGEINLKKGNLKDFEMRLSQNLRSYLPEAKPNIRVRAGRMYVSVKPEFKEKTEEALNKLIGITGWAEALPAEKTIEAITETAKAEAIKARDAGAKTFKIESRRGEKTFPLTSYEISREVGGVIHTEGILKVDVHNPDIVISIEVREKAFIYGLEHKGRRGLPCGCSGRGLLLLSGGIDSPVAGFKMLTRGMKLDYIYFHSHPYTSPEAQAKVEKLAEILAAYGLGGYLNIIPFTKVQQQIREKSPEAYLTLMMRICMMKIANMTARGINSKCLITGESLAQVASQTVENLTVTNSYAEFPVFRPLIGLDKEEITIEAKSIGTYETSILPYEDCCVMFSPKHPILHSNLKDAAEIFERMEIDALLEEAYSQREVKKMSF, encoded by the coding sequence ATGGAAGAACTTTTCTATCTTGCAAAAATAGGCGAAATTAACCTAAAAAAAGGAAATTTAAAAGACTTTGAAATGCGGCTTTCGCAGAATTTACGCAGCTATTTACCGGAGGCTAAACCCAATATACGCGTTCGAGCCGGAAGAATGTATGTAAGTGTCAAGCCCGAATTTAAAGAAAAAACCGAAGAAGCCCTAAATAAACTCATAGGCATTACAGGCTGGGCAGAAGCCCTTCCTGCCGAAAAAACTATTGAAGCCATTACCGAGACTGCCAAAGCCGAAGCCATAAAAGCCCGAGATGCAGGGGCTAAGACATTTAAAATAGAATCCCGCCGAGGCGAAAAAACATTCCCCCTGACCTCCTACGAAATTTCACGGGAAGTAGGAGGGGTAATCCATACTGAAGGGATTTTAAAAGTAGACGTTCATAATCCCGACATTGTAATCTCCATCGAAGTAAGAGAAAAAGCCTTTATCTACGGCCTTGAGCACAAGGGACGGAGGGGTCTTCCCTGCGGCTGTTCGGGAAGGGGGCTTTTGCTCCTATCGGGAGGAATCGACTCCCCCGTTGCGGGCTTTAAAATGCTTACCCGCGGGATGAAGCTGGACTATATTTATTTTCACTCTCATCCTTATACCTCACCCGAAGCCCAAGCTAAGGTTGAAAAACTGGCTGAAATCTTAGCCGCTTACGGCCTCGGCGGATACCTCAATATAATTCCTTTTACAAAGGTGCAGCAGCAAATCAGAGAAAAAAGCCCCGAGGCCTATCTAACTTTAATGATGAGAATCTGCATGATGAAAATAGCAAATATGACGGCAAGGGGTATAAATTCCAAATGCCTTATCACGGGAGAAAGCCTTGCTCAGGTTGCAAGTCAAACGGTAGAAAACTTGACCGTAACCAATTCTTATGCGGAATTTCCTGTTTTTAGGCCCCTAATCGGCCTTGATAAGGAAGAAATTACGATAGAAGCCAAGTCAATCGGCACCTACGAAACCTCAATCTTGCCGTACGAAGATTGCTGTGTGATGTTTTCACCCAAGCACCCTATTTTACACTCAAACCTCAAAGATGCGGCCGAAATTTTCGAAAGAATGGAAATAGACGCCCTTTTAGAAGAGGCATACTCTCAAAGAGAAGTAAAAAAGATGAGTTTTTAA
- a CDS encoding metal ABC transporter ATP-binding protein produces the protein MVKINSLKFKYPNSKKEVLKNINLEVNQGDYISIVGENGCGKSTLLKLILKLLKIQKGEIIIDAKRIGYLPQKKENLNDFPITLFELLNSYRKILKIRENDCALKALERVNLTEYKNSLVGELSGGQLQKLYIARALIGDPDLLILDEPSTGIDVQGQKEIYSFVKDLNVKKGLTVISVDHNLDAAMFNSTKIFHIKNGEGHLCNPQQYTSEFFNPNFVQFKPKGEK, from the coding sequence ATGGTAAAAATAAATTCTCTCAAGTTTAAATATCCGAATTCAAAAAAAGAAGTTTTAAAAAATATAAATTTAGAAGTAAACCAAGGCGATTATATTTCGATTGTGGGAGAAAACGGCTGCGGAAAAAGCACCCTCCTAAAGCTGATTTTAAAATTGCTGAAAATACAAAAAGGTGAAATTATTATCGATGCAAAAAGAATCGGCTACCTTCCGCAAAAAAAAGAAAACCTAAACGATTTCCCGATTACGCTTTTTGAACTTTTAAATTCCTATAGAAAAATATTAAAGATACGGGAAAACGATTGTGCTCTAAAAGCCCTGGAAAGAGTGAATTTAACCGAATACAAAAACAGCCTTGTAGGAGAACTTTCGGGGGGCCAGCTTCAAAAGCTCTACATAGCTCGTGCCCTTATCGGGGATCCCGACCTTTTAATCTTAGATGAACCTTCTACCGGAATAGATGTTCAGGGACAAAAAGAAATCTATTCTTTTGTAAAAGATTTAAATGTTAAAAAGGGGCTGACCGTCATTTCGGTTGACCATAATCTGGATGCCGCTATGTTTAATTCTACAAAAATATTTCACATAAAAAACGGAGAAGGTCATTTGTGTAATCCTCAACAATATACTTCGGAATTTTTTAATCCGAACTTTGTTCAATTTAAACCAAAGGGGGAAAAATAA
- a CDS encoding YdbC family protein, with the protein MNNQDEFKFEITKSYGIISEGKGGWNTELNEVSWNGRDPKFDIRPWSPDHQKMGKGITLTRDELIALKKLLDEARI; encoded by the coding sequence ATGAATAATCAGGACGAATTCAAATTTGAAATTACAAAAAGCTACGGAATTATCTCCGAGGGGAAGGGCGGTTGGAACACCGAACTTAACGAGGTATCATGGAACGGCCGAGATCCTAAATTCGATATAAGGCCTTGGTCTCCCGATCACCAAAAAATGGGAAAGGGAATTACCCTTACAAGGGATGAGCTTATAGCTTTAAAGAAGCTTTTGGACGAGGCCAGAATCTAG
- a CDS encoding 3-deoxy-7-phosphoheptulonate synthase, which yields MIKNLVDLRIERIHCISSPAEMVEKIPASDSLYSFIAESRKTISDIINGKDERFLLIVGPCSIHDTEAAEDYAMRLLELKKKCADSFYIVMRTYFEKPRTVLGWRGLIVEPELDGFINIEGGIQKARKFLIKLAEIGIPAASETVDPMIPQYIADLVSWASIGARSAESQIHREIASGLSMPVGFKNTTYGDITAAINGVIASRLPHAFVGIARNGLSAIIHTTGNPDTHLVLRGGISKPNYNREEVKKAASLMKEKMLEPSVVIDCSHGNSGKDPKKQISIFEESLKLRFDKNEPLDYIRGCMIESFIQEGSTSIEKAKEGSEYGKSITDPCLGWEETQKEILRIYERYKARKQK from the coding sequence ATGATAAAAAACCTTGTAGACCTCAGAATCGAGAGGATTCATTGCATAAGTTCTCCTGCCGAAATGGTAGAAAAAATACCCGCATCGGATTCTCTTTATTCTTTTATAGCCGAGTCCCGCAAAACTATCAGCGATATAATAAACGGAAAGGATGAGCGTTTTTTACTCATAGTCGGCCCCTGTTCGATTCATGACACGGAGGCAGCCGAGGATTATGCTATGCGCCTATTAGAGCTAAAAAAGAAATGTGCCGATTCTTTCTATATTGTAATGCGCACCTACTTTGAAAAACCCAGAACCGTTTTAGGTTGGAGAGGTCTTATCGTAGAACCGGAACTTGACGGCTTTATCAATATTGAAGGAGGCATTCAAAAGGCAAGAAAATTTTTGATTAAACTTGCCGAAATAGGAATTCCTGCCGCCTCCGAAACGGTAGACCCTATGATTCCCCAATACATTGCCGACCTTGTCAGCTGGGCTTCGATAGGAGCACGCTCTGCCGAAAGTCAAATCCACAGAGAAATCGCCTCAGGACTTTCAATGCCGGTGGGCTTTAAAAATACAACCTACGGAGACATAACGGCCGCTATAAACGGAGTAATTGCTTCCCGCCTGCCCCATGCCTTTGTAGGCATTGCCCGAAACGGACTTTCGGCAATAATCCACACAACCGGAAATCCGGACACGCACTTGGTTTTAAGAGGCGGAATTTCAAAGCCCAATTATAATAGAGAAGAAGTTAAAAAAGCGGCCTCTCTTATGAAAGAAAAAATGCTTGAACCGAGCGTAGTAATAGACTGCTCCCATGGAAATTCGGGAAAGGATCCGAAAAAACAGATAAGCATCTTTGAAGAAAGCTTAAAGCTCCGCTTCGATAAAAATGAACCTCTTGACTACATAAGGGGCTGTATGATTGAAAGCTTTATCCAAGAGGGAAGCACCTCGATAGAAAAAGCAAAAGAAGGCAGCGAATACGGTAAATCCATAACCGACCCCTGCCTCGGCTGGGAAGAAACTCAAAAAGAAATACTAAGAATCTATGAAAGATACAAAGCGAGGAAGCAAAAATGA
- a CDS encoding immunoglobulin domain-containing protein, which translates to MKNISVVKTKLTKRFAGLIFAGFVLTLFSACKPALGSSWYPRVNDDIGMTMYITEISVADNPVVPVLSETPIDEADRLNKFSKAKTYIVTVPSSVEEVSIDNIKVKAVNSLSKMEPVLVDVKINGEGAPLVSGQTVPITIKVADNEGKYASIEKIIKITQSEPYDLELKSLKICGIDAMQGDVSIPYKYSTIDPSNIEAKFKYGENETVIPVDVENSPVELKENDTVNIKIMVKGQKGQYKDFEKVIAVTREAKSEDEDEALQLLEMYVLGIKAEIGKTALVPENTQNLNPEDVVLSFKKFGYIPAEISPKPAVFGSEDIISLKLSVAAKEGKYQAWEMNITVKKSAGVLYNPIDKNGNKKYVVKINNIIENVDPFDYYNENYEFPASKFDEWVLHMPSMSGIIASYKFRAGSWSGSPEMVENIPSGIGSGFKAISNVKIYRYKTRKDRGSAHGTDEELAPNPHDNRFYFYRFTADASMGIKADNSMFCVDRYSKFLFYYSDPAKIKNMAGNKLPTEWTDYAAASTGDHIQFKKPFYMTDPVGYVKEDGSVVMYQWIKDNINASNYHAQENPAFTKPAEKKANGAGFSPYRNPIEIKKTEVSTEINPKYTVAEPMIMGQPASVYAHVGDNVSFEVRVLPSPEGENLSYQWYKRLNADGSTDEKIDGAVGAIYVPDTSAEIDAYCYCIIKNKNKANGKATEVKSEEAKFRLVPGSGEIIIDAESPKILKQPESISIAIGSSEEISLSVLAESVDGGSLTYQWFKADNEVDAGSPISDAVTATYTFTPETSAEHNDFYYCEVTNTNTGVNGNKTAIKKSSIVKVSVEALYRLSFSVSGDEGGFLTALHNGKSIESGTYIKKGEKIRFIATPKPRYIINDWECAGAAFEVPYADKTVAVLTVGAANAAVSVSFEPKMRLTIRPKIENESLQSWSTAGATDHANHKYIDGAHFAHDLAVTVNANGGTDNIQWKYEFPFEGSGSGGPFGGGYGEYVKENDYIKLGEHKEDNNVVLAKNFSDFSEMDIVFKTYLIKSNRLDYWRSEWTTWGGGPVYPKQPLDNNSIIKLVYNETTGTWTLDAAALQLNQPERVTISYDENFTLADGEEKDFVITYTVNNNGYKHDESNKYKKMDDGGENEASTRSKGTVKVIYTISWK; encoded by the coding sequence ATGAAAAACATAAGTGTTGTAAAAACTAAATTAACAAAAAGGTTTGCAGGTCTTATATTTGCAGGCTTTGTTTTGACATTGTTCAGCGCGTGTAAACCTGCTTTGGGATCTTCTTGGTATCCTCGTGTAAATGATGATATAGGGATGACAATGTATATAACCGAAATATCTGTTGCAGATAATCCTGTTGTCCCCGTCCTTTCCGAAACACCCATTGATGAAGCCGATAGATTAAATAAATTTTCAAAAGCTAAGACCTATATTGTTACGGTTCCTTCTTCGGTTGAAGAGGTTTCTATCGATAATATCAAGGTTAAGGCTGTAAATTCCTTATCAAAGATGGAACCTGTTTTAGTAGATGTAAAAATAAACGGAGAGGGGGCTCCTCTTGTTTCAGGTCAAACGGTACCTATTACAATAAAGGTTGCGGATAATGAGGGGAAATATGCTTCTATTGAGAAAATTATAAAGATTACACAAAGCGAACCCTATGATTTGGAATTGAAGAGCCTTAAAATTTGCGGTATAGATGCTATGCAGGGGGATGTTAGTATCCCATATAAATATAGTACCATTGATCCTTCTAATATTGAGGCAAAATTTAAATATGGGGAAAATGAAACGGTTATACCTGTAGATGTGGAAAACTCGCCTGTCGAATTAAAAGAAAATGATACCGTAAATATAAAAATAATGGTTAAAGGGCAAAAGGGGCAGTATAAGGACTTTGAAAAAGTTATTGCTGTAACAAGAGAAGCAAAATCCGAAGACGAAGATGAGGCCTTGCAGCTTTTAGAAATGTATGTTCTAGGTATAAAGGCTGAGATAGGAAAAACCGCTCTTGTTCCGGAAAATACTCAAAATCTTAATCCCGAAGATGTGGTCTTATCCTTTAAGAAATTCGGTTATATTCCTGCAGAAATAAGTCCTAAACCCGCAGTGTTTGGAAGTGAAGACATAATATCCTTAAAGCTTTCGGTAGCGGCAAAGGAAGGTAAATATCAAGCATGGGAAATGAACATTACCGTAAAGAAAAGTGCAGGAGTTTTATACAATCCTATAGATAAAAATGGGAATAAAAAATATGTAGTAAAAATAAATAACATAATAGAAAATGTTGACCCCTTCGATTATTATAATGAGAATTATGAATTTCCTGCTTCAAAATTTGATGAGTGGGTATTACATATGCCCAGTATGTCGGGTATTATTGCCTCGTATAAATTCCGCGCTGGCAGCTGGAGCGGAAGTCCAGAAATGGTTGAAAACATTCCTTCAGGAATCGGTTCGGGGTTTAAAGCAATTTCCAATGTAAAAATTTACCGGTATAAAACTAGAAAAGACCGAGGAAGTGCACACGGTACTGATGAGGAACTTGCACCAAATCCTCATGATAACCGATTCTATTTTTACCGCTTTACCGCAGATGCTTCAATGGGGATAAAAGCCGACAATTCAATGTTCTGTGTGGATAGATATTCCAAGTTCCTTTTTTACTACAGTGATCCGGCTAAGATAAAAAATATGGCCGGCAACAAGCTCCCTACGGAATGGACTGACTATGCCGCTGCTTCTACAGGTGATCATATCCAATTTAAAAAACCGTTTTATATGACCGACCCCGTCGGCTATGTAAAAGAAGATGGTAGTGTTGTAATGTACCAGTGGATTAAAGACAATATAAATGCAAGTAATTATCACGCCCAAGAAAATCCGGCTTTTACAAAGCCTGCCGAAAAAAAAGCAAATGGTGCGGGGTTTTCACCTTATAGAAATCCTATTGAGATAAAAAAGACTGAAGTTTCTACTGAAATAAATCCTAAATACACCGTTGCAGAACCTATGATAATGGGGCAGCCGGCCTCCGTATATGCTCATGTAGGGGATAATGTTTCCTTTGAGGTTAGAGTTCTTCCGTCACCCGAAGGAGAGAATCTTTCATATCAGTGGTATAAGAGACTGAATGCAGACGGTTCTACTGATGAAAAGATTGATGGAGCTGTAGGAGCTATATATGTACCGGATACTTCTGCCGAGATAGATGCTTATTGTTACTGCATAATAAAGAATAAAAATAAGGCTAATGGAAAAGCTACCGAGGTTAAATCGGAAGAGGCTAAATTCCGTTTAGTTCCCGGCAGCGGAGAAATTATAATTGATGCCGAATCTCCTAAGATATTGAAGCAGCCCGAAAGTATTAGTATAGCTATCGGTTCTTCTGAAGAAATAAGTCTATCCGTTCTTGCAGAATCCGTTGATGGAGGGAGCCTAACATATCAGTGGTTTAAGGCTGATAATGAAGTTGATGCCGGTTCACCGATAAGTGATGCCGTCACTGCAACTTATACATTTACCCCTGAAACATCTGCCGAGCATAACGACTTTTATTATTGTGAGGTTACAAATACAAATACAGGAGTAAACGGAAATAAGACAGCAATTAAAAAGAGCTCCATAGTAAAGGTTTCCGTTGAAGCTTTATACCGTTTAAGTTTTTCGGTATCAGGCGATGAAGGCGGTTTCCTTACAGCCCTGCATAACGGAAAATCTATCGAATCGGGTACATACATAAAAAAAGGCGAAAAGATTAGATTTATTGCAACACCCAAACCTAGGTATATCATAAATGATTGGGAATGTGCGGGTGCTGCTTTCGAAGTTCCCTATGCTGATAAAACCGTTGCCGTATTAACGGTTGGAGCGGCAAATGCTGCCGTTTCGGTCTCTTTTGAGCCGAAGATGCGCCTTACCATAAGACCCAAAATTGAAAATGAAAGTTTACAGTCGTGGTCAACGGCAGGTGCTACTGATCATGCTAATCATAAATATATTGACGGTGCCCATTTTGCTCATGATCTTGCTGTTACTGTAAATGCAAACGGCGGTACGGACAACATACAATGGAAATACGAATTTCCCTTTGAGGGAAGCGGTTCAGGCGGTCCGTTTGGAGGCGGATACGGTGAATATGTGAAGGAGAACGATTACATAAAACTAGGGGAGCATAAGGAAGACAATAATGTTGTGCTAGCTAAGAATTTCTCTGATTTTTCAGAAATGGATATTGTATTTAAAACTTATCTGATAAAATCAAACCGCCTTGATTATTGGCGATCGGAATGGACAACATGGGGCGGCGGACCGGTATACCCCAAGCAGCCCTTAGACAATAACAGCATCATTAAACTTGTCTACAACGAAACTACCGGAACATGGACTTTAGATGCTGCTGCACTACAACTTAATCAGCCGGAGCGTGTAACGATCTCCTATGACGAAAACTTTACCCTTGCCGACGGCGAAGAAAAAGACTTTGTTATTACATATACGGTTAATAACAACGGCTATAAACATGACGAGAGTAATAAATATAAAAAAATGGACGATGGGGGAGAGAATGAAGCCAGTACAAGATCAAAGGGTACGGTAAAAGTAATTTATACAATCAGCTGGAAGTAA
- the pgsA gene encoding CDP-diacylglycerol--glycerol-3-phosphate 3-phosphatidyltransferase — protein sequence MKLSNIFTSSRLVLAPIIYVLYFLPDWVPFINPKITILIIIPIFIFMEFTDFLDGYYARLHNQVDDFGKIFDPFADVVANVTVLFCFLMDGFLFAPFFLIIVYREFGIMFLRMKARGEGITIGAKMGGKTKTVLYIIAASVSMFLKLEKIYAFLPPAISQYILYFNWLLYFAAVILSLASFTDYITSYLNTRRTVDE from the coding sequence ATGAAGCTATCTAATATTTTTACATCATCGCGGCTGGTGCTGGCGCCCATCATCTATGTTTTGTATTTTTTACCGGATTGGGTTCCGTTTATAAATCCTAAAATTACCATTCTTATTATAATTCCGATTTTTATCTTTATGGAATTTACCGATTTTTTGGACGGCTATTATGCGAGGCTGCATAATCAGGTGGATGATTTCGGAAAAATATTTGATCCCTTTGCGGATGTAGTCGCAAACGTAACGGTTTTATTTTGTTTTTTGATGGACGGCTTTTTGTTTGCCCCTTTCTTTTTGATTATAGTTTATCGTGAATTCGGTATCATGTTTTTGAGGATGAAGGCACGCGGTGAAGGCATAACTATAGGGGCCAAGATGGGCGGAAAAACGAAAACCGTGCTTTATATTATAGCGGCAAGCGTTTCGATGTTTTTAAAACTTGAAAAGATTTACGCATTTTTACCGCCGGCCATTAGCCAATACATTCTTTATTTTAACTGGCTTCTTTATTTTGCGGCGGTCATTTTGTCACTTGCTTCATTTACCGATTATATTACTTCATATTTAAATACAAGGAGAACTGTTGATGAATAA